A window of Mucilaginibacter paludis DSM 18603 contains these coding sequences:
- a CDS encoding CHAD domain-containing protein, with product MKANPQKKQIAKQFKNIKAHVKQFIKSADQEELHQLRVGIKKLKAFLILLQSHSQNRHLLKRFEPVGKIFKKAGNIRNAHINLSLSDNYQLDGEQFINHQQELMDSATHTFRKDGKLYLKKMKEAKKNLLHGIHGLDSRYVQNFYRENIDAIAVYLKNIEFNPSLHDCRKKIKFLLYNYKLANKSLSRHLQLNTQYLDDLQESIGAWHDNVLALDLAGQVDPDNKTTLRKLQRSSLKLRKSIAILAVDFMRRATGIESDTATIQPS from the coding sequence ATGAAAGCAAATCCGCAAAAAAAACAAATAGCTAAGCAGTTTAAAAACATAAAAGCCCATGTTAAACAATTTATCAAATCGGCGGACCAGGAAGAACTTCATCAATTGAGGGTAGGTATTAAAAAGCTCAAAGCCTTTTTAATTTTATTGCAGAGCCATTCGCAAAATCGTCATTTGTTAAAACGTTTTGAACCCGTTGGTAAGATATTTAAAAAAGCAGGCAATATCCGCAACGCGCACATCAACTTAAGTTTAAGCGATAATTATCAACTGGATGGTGAACAGTTTATTAACCATCAGCAAGAGCTAATGGATTCGGCTACCCATACATTTCGCAAGGATGGTAAGCTTTACCTTAAAAAAATGAAAGAGGCTAAAAAAAATCTTCTACATGGTATTCACGGATTGGACAGCCGCTATGTGCAGAACTTTTACCGCGAGAATATAGACGCTATAGCTGTATATTTAAAAAACATCGAGTTTAATCCATCGCTGCACGATTGCCGTAAAAAAATCAAATTCCTGCTTTATAATTATAAGTTGGCCAATAAATCACTTAGCCGGCATTTACAGCTCAATACCCAATACCTTGACGACTTGCAGGAAAGTATAGGTGCCTGGCATGATAATGTACTGGCGCTTGATTTAGCCGGACAGGTTGATCCGGATAATAAAACTACGTTGCGAAAGCTTCAGCGCAGCAGCCTTAAATTACGAAAGAGTATTGCTATTTTGGCTGTGGATTTTATGCGCCGGGCTACAGGTATTGAAAGTGACACGGCAACTATACAACCCAGCTGA
- a CDS encoding putative periplasmic lipoprotein, with protein sequence MKKILITAAFAVTLAGCSNRPQQNNVSISNNTTAGFDVNKLGDIVKTSTDPQVLEKAINAPNNNINNLDLDKDGKIDYLKVTEPGKNELAIVDDISKDQSVTVANIKVDPTNNNSADLNIQGNPSYVGDNYMYHSHFSFTDFLLLSYLMRPHSYYVPMYHYGYYPSYYSSRRVVTNYRPTTSSAVSSPRRSSLSGSGSQRSFGTRNTSQRVRSGGFGNSSSRSSSFGSGSSSRRSFGSSRSFGRRR encoded by the coding sequence ATGAAAAAAATATTAATAACCGCTGCCTTTGCGGTAACATTGGCTGGCTGCTCTAATCGTCCGCAACAAAATAATGTAAGCATCTCCAATAATACTACCGCTGGGTTTGATGTAAACAAGCTTGGCGATATTGTTAAAACCAGTACCGATCCGCAGGTTTTAGAAAAAGCCATTAACGCCCCCAATAACAATATCAACAACCTTGACCTGGATAAGGATGGTAAAATTGACTATCTGAAGGTAACAGAACCAGGCAAAAACGAGTTAGCGATAGTCGACGATATCAGCAAAGATCAGTCGGTTACCGTGGCCAACATCAAGGTTGATCCTACAAATAACAATTCGGCCGACCTCAACATCCAGGGTAACCCGAGTTATGTAGGTGATAACTACATGTACCATTCACATTTTTCGTTCACCGACTTTCTGTTGTTGAGCTACCTGATGCGTCCGCACAGTTACTATGTACCGATGTATCATTACGGCTATTACCCATCCTATTATTCGAGCAGGAGGGTAGTAACCAATTATCGCCCCACAACAAGTTCGGCGGTAAGTTCACCCAGAAGAAGCAGTTTAAGCGGTTCGGGCTCGCAACGTTCGTTTGGTACACGTAATACCTCACAACGCGTTCGTAGCGGTGGCTTTGGCAATTCCTCAAGCCGTTCATCAAGTTTCGGCAGCGGCTCATCATCCCGCAGAAGTTTTGGCAGCAGCCGCAGCTTTGGCCGGAGAAGGTAG
- a CDS encoding PspA/IM30 family protein, with translation MSIFDRLFRIGKAEANAAVDKLEDPSKMADQILRELRANYQQAIQGEAEIKALSLSHRASELQARNKADEWEKKTNELLDRIDSKQLDPTQGNDLAAKAARAHADALKDAEQYKAMAEKEESAVNVMDLKIKQIKDQIAETENRAKMIQSRAKTAEVSEKINKTLSNVDTDGLMQTLNRMDERASAQEFRAAAYAQIEDSTLSTEQEINKVLSSGSSALDAIKAKRLQQSQSSPRLLNEGNDSK, from the coding sequence ATGAGCATATTCGACAGATTATTCCGCATAGGCAAGGCAGAAGCCAACGCCGCGGTAGATAAATTAGAAGATCCATCAAAGATGGCCGACCAGATTTTGCGCGAACTGCGTGCAAATTATCAGCAGGCTATCCAGGGTGAAGCCGAAATTAAGGCGCTTTCCCTTTCACATCGCGCAAGCGAATTACAGGCCCGCAACAAGGCCGATGAATGGGAAAAGAAAACCAACGAACTGTTGGACAGGATAGACAGCAAGCAACTTGACCCAACACAAGGCAACGATTTAGCAGCCAAAGCCGCCCGGGCACATGCCGACGCATTGAAAGATGCCGAGCAGTACAAGGCCATGGCCGAGAAGGAGGAGAGCGCCGTCAATGTAATGGACCTGAAGATCAAGCAGATTAAAGATCAGATAGCCGAGACAGAGAACCGCGCCAAAATGATCCAGTCGCGCGCTAAAACAGCCGAGGTATCGGAGAAGATCAACAAAACATTATCCAATGTTGATACCGATGGATTGATGCAAACGCTGAACCGGATGGACGAAAGAGCTTCGGCCCAGGAATTCCGTGCGGCCGCTTACGCGCAGATTGAAGATTCGACACTCTCGACAGAGCAGGAAATTAATAAAGTTTTAAGCAGCGGCTCATCGGCTTTAGATGCTATCAAAGCCAAACGCTTACAACAATCCCAATCGTCACCACGCTTATTAAACGAAGGCAATGATTCTAAGTGA
- a CDS encoding MDR family MFS transporter gives MLLQLYKNAYSGLSRSSWYLSLVMFINRSGTMVVPFITIYCTQQLHFSITQAGYIMAIFGLGSITGGFIGGKITDKIGFYDLQVFALFAGGLFFILLGFQKTFLTLAMGTFVLSVCNDSFRPANSTAIAYYSTDDNKTRSYSLNRLAVNLGWAFGGAIGGFLASINYHLLFWVDGCTNMLAAIMLLKLMPRVKTVKHHHNNADLQRASSPYRDHVYLLFIGLVVVFATCFFQLFSMQPVFYKTQWHFSERFIGFLMALNGVLICVIEMILIHNLDGKRHPLRYISIGVMMVGVGFVILNILPASVWVAILVVIAITIGEIMSMPFINSFWIVRTTAYNRGQYAALYSMSWSAAQIMAPTIGSQVISYSGYPMLWWVLGVMCAFSSLGFLMLYKFNYAESAPKDLKAHVHQNN, from the coding sequence ATGTTACTTCAACTCTACAAAAACGCCTATAGTGGTTTATCCCGCAGCAGCTGGTACTTAAGTTTGGTGATGTTTATTAACCGGAGCGGTACCATGGTTGTGCCCTTTATTACCATCTATTGTACCCAGCAACTGCATTTCAGCATAACGCAGGCCGGGTACATTATGGCGATTTTTGGATTGGGATCAATCACCGGTGGCTTTATCGGTGGTAAAATAACAGATAAGATCGGCTTTTACGATCTTCAGGTATTCGCCCTGTTTGCCGGTGGGCTGTTCTTCATCCTGTTGGGTTTTCAAAAAACATTTTTAACACTGGCCATGGGCACGTTTGTTTTGAGTGTTTGTAACGATTCCTTCAGGCCGGCAAACAGTACCGCAATAGCCTATTACAGTACCGATGATAATAAAACCCGGTCGTATTCGCTCAATCGCCTGGCTGTTAATCTGGGTTGGGCATTTGGCGGCGCTATCGGCGGTTTTTTGGCATCAATCAATTACCATTTGTTGTTTTGGGTTGATGGTTGTACCAATATGCTGGCTGCCATTATGCTGCTTAAATTAATGCCCCGGGTTAAAACAGTTAAGCATCATCACAACAATGCCGATCTTCAACGTGCATCATCGCCTTATAGAGATCATGTTTACCTGCTATTTATAGGGCTTGTTGTAGTATTTGCCACCTGCTTTTTTCAATTATTTAGCATGCAGCCGGTTTTTTATAAAACTCAATGGCATTTTAGCGAACGTTTTATCGGTTTTTTAATGGCACTGAATGGCGTGTTAATTTGTGTGATAGAAATGATCCTGATCCACAACCTGGATGGTAAGCGCCATCCCTTGCGCTATATCAGCATTGGCGTAATGATGGTGGGGGTAGGTTTTGTAATATTGAATATTTTACCGGCCTCTGTATGGGTTGCCATTTTGGTAGTCATAGCCATCACCATTGGCGAAATTATGAGCATGCCTTTTATTAATTCTTTTTGGATCGTCCGTACAACAGCCTACAATCGCGGCCAATATGCAGCCTTGTATTCCATGTCGTGGTCGGCCGCGCAAATTATGGCGCCAACAATCGGTAGTCAGGTAATTAGCTATTCGGGCTATCCTATGTTATGGTGGGTGTTAGGGGTAATGTGTGCTTTTTCCTCTTTAGGTTTCCTGATGCTTTATAAATTTAACTATGCGGAAAGTGCCCCCAAGGACCTGAAAGCCCATGTCCATCAAAATAATTAA
- a CDS encoding cytidylyltransferase domain-containing protein, translating to MDQALDKTVIVVQARMSSSRLPGKVLLPILGETLLYRMIERLQMISHQATLVIATSTDGQDDAIEAEALRIGVPCYRGSLDNCLDRHYQAGKKYDAGIVIKIPSDCPLIDPRIIDEALDFYFEHQGEYDFVSNLHPATFPDGNDVEIMTMPCLEKTWKEATRPLELEHTTPYIWENPGQFKIANVTWSTGLDYSMSHRFTIDYPADYQFINRVFEELYPAKHNFSCDDILTLLSSKPEIYQINADYAGVNWYRNHLDELKTVGAQNTKSLTKQ from the coding sequence ATGGATCAGGCTTTAGATAAAACAGTTATCGTAGTTCAGGCGCGTATGTCTTCCAGTCGCCTCCCGGGCAAGGTATTGCTGCCCATATTAGGTGAGACTTTGCTTTACAGGATGATTGAGCGGCTGCAAATGATCAGCCATCAGGCTACTCTTGTAATTGCCACTTCAACCGATGGTCAGGATGACGCGATAGAGGCGGAGGCCCTGCGGATAGGTGTACCTTGTTACCGTGGCAGCCTGGATAACTGCCTCGACAGGCATTACCAGGCAGGCAAGAAATATGATGCCGGTATCGTTATTAAAATTCCTTCCGATTGCCCGCTGATTGATCCGCGCATTATTGATGAAGCACTTGATTTTTATTTTGAACACCAAGGCGAATACGATTTTGTAAGCAACCTGCACCCGGCAACATTTCCGGACGGCAACGATGTAGAGATTATGACGATGCCCTGCCTTGAAAAAACGTGGAAGGAAGCTACCCGGCCCCTGGAGCTGGAACACACCACACCTTATATTTGGGAAAACCCCGGTCAGTTTAAAATTGCTAATGTAACATGGTCAACCGGTTTGGATTATTCCATGTCGCACCGGTTTACTATCGACTATCCTGCCGACTACCAGTTTATCAACCGTGTTTTCGAGGAACTATACCCTGCAAAACACAATTTTTCGTGCGATGATATATTGACGTTATTGAGCAGCAAGCCCGAAATTTACCAAATCAACGCCGATTACGCCGGTGTTAACTGGTATCGTAATCATCTTGACGAATTGAAAACGGTAGGCGCCCAAAACACAAAATCATTAACAAAACAGTAA